One segment of Vulpes lagopus strain Blue_001 chromosome 8, ASM1834538v1, whole genome shotgun sequence DNA contains the following:
- the DNAJA2 gene encoding LOW QUALITY PROTEIN: dnaJ homolog subfamily A member 2 (The sequence of the model RefSeq protein was modified relative to this genomic sequence to represent the inferred CDS: deleted 1 base in 1 codon) — MANVADTKLYDILGVPPGASENELKKAYRKLAKEYHPDKNPNAGDKFKEISFAYEVLSNPEKRELYDRYGEQGLREGSGGGGGMDDIFSHIFGGGLFGFMGNQSRSRNGRRRGEDMMHPLKVSLEDLYNGKTTKLQLSKNVLCSACSGQGGKSGAVQKCSACRGRGVRIMIRQLAPGMVQQMQSVCSDCNGEGEVINEKDRCKKCEGKKVIKEVKILEVHVDKGMKHGQRITFTGEADQAPGVEPGDIVLLLQEKEHEVFQRDGNDLHMTYKIGLVEALCGFQFTFKHLDGRQIVVKYPPGKVIEPGCVRVVRGEGMPQYRNPFEKGDLYIKFDVQFPENNWINPDKLSELEDLLPSRPEVPNIIGDTEEVELQEFDSTRGSGGGQRREAYNDSSDEESSSHHGPGVQCAHQ; from the exons ATGGCGAACGTGGCCGACACCAAGCTGTACGACATTCTCGGCGTCCCTCCCGGCGCCAGCGAGAACGAGCTGAAGAAG gcATACAGAAAGTTAGCCAAGGAATACCATCCTGATAAGAATCCAAATGCTGGTGACAAA ttcaaAGAAATCAGTTTTGCATATGAAGTACTGTCAAATCCTGAGAAGCGTGAATTATATGACAGATATGGAGAACAAGGTCTTCGGGAAGGTAGCGGTGGAGGTGGTGGCATGGATGATATTTTCTCTCACATTTTTGGTGGAGGATTGTTCGGCTTCATGGGCAATCAGAGTAGAAGTCGAAAtggcagaagaagaggagaagacatGATGCATCCACTTAa AGTGTCTTTAGAAGATCTGTATAATGGCAAGACAACCAAACTACAACTTAGCAAGAATGTACTCTGTAGTGCATGCAGTGG CCAAGGTGGAAAGTCTGGAGCTGTTCAGAAATGTAGTGCTTGTCGGGGTCGAGGTGTACGCATCATGATCAGACAGCTGGCTCCAGGAATGGTACAACAGATGCAGTCTGTGTGTTCTGACTGTAATGGAGAAG GAGAGGTAATTAATGAAAAGGACCGCTGTAAAAAATGTGAAGGGAAGAAGGTGATTAAAGAAGTCAAGATTCTTGAAGTCCACGTAGACAAAGGCATGAAACATGGACAGAGAATTACATTTACTGGGGAAGCAGATCAAGCCCCAGGAGTGGAACCAGGAGACATTGTTCTTTTGCTACAAGAGAAGGAACATGAG GTGTTCCAGAGAGATGGGAATGATTTGCACATGACATATAAGATAGGACTTGTTGAAGCTCTATGTGGATTTCAGTTCACATTTAAGCACCTTGATGGACGTCAGATTGTGGTGAAATACCCCCCCGGAAAAGTAATTGAACCAG GATGTGTCCGTGTAGTTCGAGGTGAG GGAATGCCACAGTATCGTAATCCCTTTGAAAAAGGTGATCTTTACATAAAGTTTGATGTGCAGTTTCCTGAAAACAACTGGATCAACCCAGACAAGCTTTCT GAACTAGAAGATCTTCTGCCATCTAGACCAGAAGTTCCAAACATAATTGGAGACACAGAAGAGGTAGAGCTTCAAGAATTTGATAGCACTCGGGGCTCGGGAGGTGGTCAGAGGCGTGAAGCCTATAATGATAGTTCTGATGAAGAAAGCAGCAGCCATCATGGACCAGGAGTGCAATGTGCCCATCAGTAA